The Miscanthus floridulus cultivar M001 chromosome 17, ASM1932011v1, whole genome shotgun sequence genome has a window encoding:
- the LOC136518540 gene encoding uncharacterized protein, which translates to MWALNNAKAGGPCLTPRHPAPPSLASPSTAAAGRRFWRRGPVWAPLVAVRATGGTRKDGPGGGEASSGEEADSKASSSGHDDASTPTGDTSAGLNQPHDETKTSKPINVSSSNYWRDVRANLVRREQELLVDPSTPTESKASSGDPLQLPQKWAHAITMPEAGCVLVATEALDDDSIFERTVIFILRLGSRGTFDGPFGVILNRPLYTKIKHVNPTFQDQATPFGDSPLFFGGPVDMSMFLVRTDDSSRLKGFEEVIPGICYGFRTDLEKAAVLMKSGAIRTQDLRFYVGHAAWDYEQLLGEIRAGYWAVASCSAELISDALTGDPSCLWTEILQLMGGQYSDLSEKPKQDSS; encoded by the exons ATGTGGGCCCTCAACAACGCCAAGGCCGGCGGACCCTGCCTCACGCCGCGGCACCCCGCGCCGCCCTCCCTTGCGTCGCCGTCTACGGCGGCGGCCGGGCGGAGGTTCTGGAGGCGCGGCCCCGTGTGGGCGCCCCTGGTGGCGGTGCGCGCGACGGGGGGCACGAGGAAGGACGGCCCCGGCGGTGGCGAGGCCAGCAGCGGCGAGGAAGCCGATAGCAAGGCGTCGTCTTCCG GGCACGATGATGCATCCACCCCAACCGGGGATACCTCTGCTGGGTTGAACCAACCCCATGACGAGACGAAAACAAGCAAGCCGATTAATGTTTCTAGCAGCAACTACTGGCGAGATGTCAGGGCAAACCTTGTGCGTCGGGAACAG GAGCTATTAGTGGATCCAAGTACTCCCACAGAGTCAAAGGCCTCCTCAGGTGATCCATTACAGCTCCCTCAAAAGTGGGCTCATGCTATTACAATGCCAGAGGCAGGATGTGTTTTGGTTGCTACTGAAGCGCTTGATGACGATAGCATCTTTGAAAGAACCGTCATCTTCATCCTTAGACTTGGTTCAAGGGGTACATTTGATGGCCCGTTCGGAGTTATCCTGAATCGTCCACTTTACACAAAGATCAAGCACGTGAATCCAACGTTCCAAGACCAGGCAACCCCTTTCGGTGATTCCCCGCTCTTCTTCGGAGGCCCTGTCGACATGAGCATGTTCCTGGTGAGGACCGACGACAGCTCGCGTCTCAAGGGGTTTGAAGAAGTCATACCAGGCATCTGCTACGGCTTCCGGACTGACCTTGAGAAGGCCGCCGTTCTGATGAAAAGCGGTGCGATCAGGACCCAGGACCTGAGGTTCTACGTCGGGCACGCTGCCTGGGACTATGAGCAGCTGTTGGGTGAGATCAGGGCGGGATACTGGGCTGTCGCATCTTGCAGCGCGGAGCTGATCAGCGATGCCTTGACAGGCGATCCTTCTTGCCTCTGGACCGAGATACTGCAGCTGATGGGAGGCCAGTACTCTGATCTCAGCGAGAAACCGAAGCAGGACAGCTCTTAG
- the LOC136519056 gene encoding ethylene-responsive transcription factor RAP2-1-like, protein MGRAASGGAGTGRGAERHRCRYRGVRRRAWGKWVSEIRVPGTRERLWLGSYAAPEAAAVAHDAAACLLRGGRPAQCHLNFPDRAACYYAAYGGHARAPLLSPRSVQRVASDAGMAADAQIVDARAAALAAQPTPVQPAAFAFGIGGVAQGGGGATVQGAAACAPPPYSDGASSSTSSAYWSTPSASASASASRTSSSAGSEQPLVYGDISVDDIEILI, encoded by the coding sequence ATGGGCcgcgcggcgagcggcggcgccgGGACCGGGAGAGGTGCGGAGCGGCACCGGTGCCGGTACAGGGGCGTGCGGCGGCGGGCGTGGGGCAAGTGGGTGTCGGAGATCCGGGTGCCCGGCACGCGGGAGCGCCTATGGCTGGGCTCCTACGCCGCACCGgaggccgccgccgtcgcgcACGACGCCGCCGCGTGCCTCCTCCGCGGCGGCCGGCCGGCGCAATGCCACCTCAACTTCCCCGACCGCGCCGCCTGCTACTACGCCGCCTACGGCGGGCACGCGCGCGCGCCGCTGCTGTCGCCGCGCTCCGTGCAGCGCGTCGCGTCCGACGCAGGCATGGCCGCCGACGCGCAGATCGTCGACGCGCGGGCGGCGGCTCTCGCCGCGCAGCCGACTCCCGTCCAGCCCGCCGCGTTCGCTTTTGGCATTGGCGGCGTCGCGCAGGGGGGCGGTGGCGCGACGGTGCAAGGCGCAGCAGCGTGCGCGCCGCCGCCGTATAGCGACGGTGCTAGCAGCAGCACCAGTAGTGCGTATTGGTCCACGCcgagcgcgagcgcgagcgcgagcgcCAGCAGAACCTCCTCCAGCGCCGGCAGTGAGCAGCCGCTTGTTTATGGGGATATTAGCGTAGACGACATAGAGATCTTGATTTGA